A window from Hymenobacter volaticus encodes these proteins:
- a CDS encoding DUF6089 family protein, with protein sequence MKQFFNYTLTLLLASLLVAPAADAQQFTKRKQYNSVGVTLTAMNYFGDITPKPSIPSLRFGATRPNLGVTFTHRFTPRISGRGGLSYGRITGSDAKAADQNDADAKFRYNRNMNFRNDIAELSAVAIFDLIPNRNNYIKRPDLVPYLFAGLAGYAGNPKGLDNNDNYVALQPLKTEGKDYNRAGIAIPFGAGARYKLNKSFDLGFEIGFRKTFNDYLDDVSDKYVANRSSLTSTAAQYFGWDITGGAGAGLDGTWNENNQSGYQRGKNNEDDWYVQAGFTLNYILAPRVKSPKFR encoded by the coding sequence ATGAAGCAGTTTTTCAATTACACTCTTACGTTGCTGTTGGCTTCGCTGCTAGTAGCACCTGCGGCGGATGCGCAGCAGTTCACGAAGCGGAAGCAGTATAATTCAGTCGGCGTAACGCTGACAGCTATGAACTATTTCGGTGATATTACTCCTAAGCCTAGCATTCCAAGCTTACGTTTCGGTGCCACCCGCCCCAATCTTGGCGTTACTTTCACGCACCGCTTTACTCCGCGTATCTCTGGTCGTGGAGGTTTGAGCTATGGTCGTATTACGGGCAGCGACGCTAAAGCCGCTGATCAGAATGACGCTGATGCTAAGTTTCGCTACAACCGGAACATGAATTTCCGCAATGATATTGCCGAACTCTCCGCAGTAGCTATTTTTGACCTGATTCCTAACCGGAACAACTACATCAAGCGTCCGGATCTTGTGCCTTACTTGTTTGCTGGCCTTGCAGGTTATGCAGGCAATCCAAAAGGGTTGGACAACAATGACAACTATGTAGCGTTGCAGCCTTTGAAAACTGAAGGCAAAGATTACAACAGAGCTGGCATTGCTATTCCTTTTGGCGCTGGAGCACGCTATAAGCTCAACAAAAGCTTTGATCTAGGTTTTGAAATTGGTTTTCGTAAGACGTTTAATGACTACCTTGACGACGTAAGCGACAAATACGTAGCTAACCGTAGCAGCCTGACATCTACCGCAGCTCAATATTTCGGATGGGATATTACTGGCGGCGCGGGTGCTGGCCTAGATGGGACTTGGAATGAGAACAACCAGTCCGGTTACCAACGTGGCAAAAATAACGAGGATGATTGGTACGTTCAAGCTGGGTTCACGCTCAACTACATTCTTGCCCCGCGCGTTAAAAGCCCCAAATTCCGCTAA
- the mnmH gene encoding tRNA 2-selenouridine(34) synthase MnmH: MRSGAVQWLLELAGFKVHLLNKGYKDYRQWVLAQFAEARPLLVLGGLTGSGKTDVLHELAGLGEPVVDLEGLASHKGSAFGSIGLPPQPTQEQFENDLAAALAQLSSETPIWLEDESRTIGGIHVPPPLFRQMSEASLVVLEIPRAVRVRKLAEEYGREDPGALATSILRIRKRLGGLATKEALSAIGEDDMEKMVSLVLDYYDKTYNHGLTGRKAIRVPSDTCDAAVNAQLVKVAVQHANLFSSVSSNTPSSGT, encoded by the coding sequence ATGCGCAGTGGGGCGGTGCAGTGGCTACTAGAGTTAGCAGGCTTTAAAGTGCACTTGCTTAACAAAGGCTATAAAGACTATCGACAATGGGTACTGGCTCAGTTTGCCGAGGCTCGGCCGCTGCTTGTGCTGGGTGGCCTCACAGGCTCTGGCAAAACCGATGTACTGCACGAGTTGGCTGGCTTAGGCGAGCCAGTAGTGGATCTGGAAGGGCTGGCTAGTCATAAGGGCTCGGCGTTTGGCAGCATCGGTTTGCCACCTCAGCCCACTCAAGAACAGTTCGAAAATGACTTAGCTGCGGCCTTGGCACAGCTTTCATCTGAAACTCCCATTTGGCTGGAAGATGAAAGCCGCACGATTGGCGGTATTCATGTGCCGCCACCCCTATTTCGGCAGATGAGCGAGGCGTCGTTGGTAGTGCTGGAAATCCCGCGGGCTGTGCGGGTACGCAAGCTAGCCGAAGAATATGGCCGCGAAGACCCAGGCGCTCTGGCTACATCAATCCTACGAATTCGCAAACGCCTAGGCGGCCTCGCTACCAAAGAGGCGTTATCGGCTATCGGCGAGGATGATATGGAGAAGATGGTGAGTTTGGTGCTAGATTATTACGACAAGACCTATAACCACGGTCTTACGGGCCGCAAGGCCATCCGCGTGCCTTCCGATACTTGCGACGCTGCCGTGAATGCACAATTAGTAAAAGTGGCCGTGCAACACGCCAACTTATTTTCTTCAGTTTCCTCCAATACACCTTCCAGTGGTACCTAA
- a CDS encoding alpha/beta fold hydrolase, translating to MELQIKERNEFQYVDEGAGPVLLLLHGLFGALSNWQDVVEHFRPDYRVIIPLLPIYEMPLTQAGVPGLVKYVEEFVAAIHLTESCTVLGNSLGGHVGLEYTLRNPTRVNRLVLTGSSGLFEDTMGGSFPKRGNYGYVQERVAYTFYDPAVATKELVDEVFDVTNSNAKCLRIISIARSAQRHNLGKELGRIRVPTLLVWGLNDTITPPVVAHEFHHLIRNSELRFLDHCGHAPMMERPREFNVLLSQFLRRTEKEAVAAS from the coding sequence ATGGAATTGCAAATCAAAGAACGCAACGAATTTCAGTACGTCGATGAAGGTGCCGGTCCGGTACTGCTGCTATTGCACGGTCTTTTTGGGGCCCTTAGCAATTGGCAAGACGTAGTAGAGCACTTCCGCCCCGACTACCGCGTTATCATTCCGCTGCTGCCCATCTATGAGATGCCGCTCACGCAGGCGGGCGTGCCGGGCTTGGTGAAGTATGTAGAGGAATTTGTGGCGGCCATTCACCTGACGGAATCCTGTACGGTGCTCGGTAATTCGTTGGGCGGCCATGTAGGGCTCGAATACACGTTGCGGAATCCGACGCGGGTAAATCGGCTGGTGCTCACCGGCAGCAGCGGCCTGTTCGAGGATACCATGGGCGGCTCTTTCCCCAAGCGTGGCAACTATGGCTATGTGCAGGAACGAGTAGCGTACACTTTCTACGATCCTGCCGTGGCCACCAAAGAACTAGTAGACGAAGTGTTCGACGTTACCAACTCCAACGCCAAGTGCCTGCGCATCATTTCTATTGCTAGGTCAGCTCAGCGCCATAATCTCGGCAAGGAGTTAGGTCGGATTCGGGTGCCAACCTTATTGGTTTGGGGGCTCAATGATACCATTACTCCGCCGGTGGTGGCACACGAGTTTCATCATCTCATCCGCAATTCCGAGTTGCGTTTTCTCGACCATTGTGGCCACGCGCCCATGATGGAGCGCCCTCGGGAATTTAATGTGTTGCTAAGTCAGTTTTTGCGCCGTACCGAGAAGGAAGCGGTAGCTGCGAGCTGA
- a CDS encoding CBS domain-containing protein, whose translation MHSMIAEDLLNQMIPPLKVSDTVGKAAKWLEEFHVGQLPVLDNRAYRGLITGADLADAEQAERNNQLLSDLSLNYADVHVQHDQHFYSVMEIAIQNKIQLVPVLDDQREYMGVVTVSDTLAAFGQTPIAPGQGAVIVLSMEERDYSLGTISRYIEENNAKVLSAHVAQDEHDPYRIRLTLKVNTPSLTRIAATLERFGYAITAQFNGVAEVGENEQERYDALLRYLSL comes from the coding sequence ATGCATTCGATGATTGCCGAAGACTTGCTCAACCAGATGATTCCGCCCTTGAAGGTGTCGGATACCGTCGGGAAAGCGGCCAAATGGCTGGAGGAATTCCACGTTGGCCAATTGCCCGTACTAGACAACCGAGCCTACCGGGGCCTAATCACGGGGGCCGATTTAGCTGATGCTGAACAAGCCGAGAGAAATAATCAGCTACTAAGTGACCTTTCGTTGAATTATGCCGATGTGCACGTGCAGCACGATCAGCACTTCTACAGCGTCATGGAAATAGCTATTCAAAATAAGATTCAGCTTGTTCCTGTTCTCGACGACCAGCGGGAATATATGGGCGTAGTAACCGTTAGTGATACCCTAGCCGCTTTCGGTCAGACGCCTATTGCTCCTGGACAGGGAGCAGTGATTGTGCTTTCTATGGAAGAGCGCGACTATTCCTTGGGGACTATCAGTCGATACATAGAAGAGAACAACGCCAAAGTGCTGAGTGCCCACGTAGCGCAAGACGAACACGACCCCTACCGTATTCGTCTCACTCTGAAGGTGAACACTCCTTCCCTTACTCGTATTGCTGCTACCTTGGAGCGCTTTGGCTATGCCATTACAGCGCAGTTCAATGGCGTAGCCGAGGTAGGCGAGAACGAACAGGAGCGGTACGATGCGCTGCTCAGATACCTAAGCCTGTAA
- a CDS encoding anthranilate synthase component II, producing MTRLLLLDNFDSFTYNLLDYFQQLGCEVQIVRNDVPLAQLEELKFDALVLSPGPGTPAAAGNLMAVIAAWHQRVPMLGVCLGHQALAEFFGATVTRAARPMHGKVSEMEVAATEWLFHELPRQMPVTRYHSLVVTDLPPVLHPLAYTADAAHEIMALRHTTLPLVGVQFHPEALLTTHGLSMLRNWVRYCIIVEEGPVTNTTSVTH from the coding sequence ATGACGCGCCTGCTGCTGCTCGACAACTTCGATTCTTTCACTTACAACTTGCTGGATTACTTTCAGCAACTGGGGTGCGAGGTGCAGATCGTGCGCAACGATGTGCCACTGGCCCAACTAGAGGAGTTGAAATTTGATGCGTTGGTTTTGTCGCCGGGACCTGGTACGCCAGCAGCAGCCGGCAACCTGATGGCAGTTATTGCCGCTTGGCATCAACGTGTTCCAATGCTCGGAGTATGTCTGGGGCATCAGGCCTTAGCCGAATTTTTCGGGGCTACTGTGACCCGTGCGGCCCGGCCCATGCATGGCAAAGTATCGGAAATGGAGGTGGCAGCTACTGAATGGCTGTTTCATGAACTGCCACGGCAGATGCCCGTCACGCGTTACCATTCACTGGTAGTAACTGATTTGCCTCCTGTGCTGCACCCGTTGGCGTACACCGCCGACGCAGCCCACGAAATCATGGCGCTGCGTCATACTACCTTGCCGCTGGTGGGCGTTCAGTTCCACCCCGAAGCGCTGCTCACCACCCACGGCCTCTCGATGCTGCGCAATTGGGTTCGGTATTGTATCATTGTAGAAGAGGGTCCGGTGACGAATACCACATCGGTTACCCACTAA
- a CDS encoding DUF6089 family protein yields MTKANLSKTLLVCLVQTGSVFFAHSVSAQYTSEIGVGLGGLVYKGELSPSYQFKNNRPAITAFYRRDISAPITLRGALLAGLLRADDGNVKGENGNVPPLQAYRQANVKGSLYEASAVLEYNFFDYHYRKAKIHFTPYVFVGLAGFLASTTTASNNGALPALNQKGNMLGVAVPAGFGFKYALSNRWNLGLEAGARKAFTDKLDHIDGKTSGQTDVVGNPHDQDWYFFNGFTISYTFYKINCPPQYKENPKLLR; encoded by the coding sequence ATGACGAAAGCGAATCTCTCCAAAACACTCCTTGTTTGCTTGGTGCAAACAGGGAGTGTTTTTTTTGCCCATTCAGTGTCAGCCCAATACACCAGTGAAATTGGGGTAGGGTTGGGTGGACTTGTGTACAAAGGTGAATTATCCCCGAGCTATCAGTTCAAGAATAATCGTCCGGCTATTACAGCATTTTATCGCAGAGATATTTCTGCGCCTATCACGTTGCGTGGGGCCCTCTTGGCAGGATTGCTGAGAGCTGATGATGGTAATGTGAAGGGGGAGAATGGAAATGTGCCTCCGCTGCAGGCATATCGCCAGGCCAACGTGAAAGGCAGTCTATACGAGGCCTCAGCGGTATTGGAGTATAACTTTTTCGATTATCATTATCGCAAAGCGAAAATCCATTTCACTCCGTATGTCTTTGTTGGACTAGCTGGATTTCTAGCTAGCACCACAACTGCTTCTAATAATGGTGCTTTACCTGCTCTCAACCAGAAGGGAAACATGCTTGGGGTAGCAGTGCCAGCGGGCTTTGGCTTTAAATATGCTTTGTCTAATCGTTGGAACTTGGGGCTTGAAGCTGGCGCGCGTAAAGCGTTTACTGATAAGCTCGATCATATTGATGGAAAGACTAGTGGGCAGACGGATGTTGTAGGCAATCCGCACGATCAGGACTGGTATTTTTTTAACGGATTTACTATATCCTATACCTTTTACAAGATAAACTGCCCACCTCAGTACAAGGAGAATCCTAAGCTCCTTCGGTAG
- a CDS encoding pyridoxine 5'-phosphate synthase yields MTKLSVNINKIATLRNARGHNRPDLLQVARDCERFGAQGITVHPRPDERHIRYQDVRDLKPIVTTELNIEGNPTPDFLNLVREVRPEQVTLVPDAPDAITSNAGWDTVKHQIYLMGIVQELKALGCRVSIFLDPNLEMVKAAVGTGTDRIELYTEDYARQYHHDPEAALLPYRTAADLAHQLGLGVNAGHDLDLDNLAYLHRNMSGLAEVSIGHALVCDALYLGLENTIQLYRRQLA; encoded by the coding sequence ATGACCAAGCTTAGCGTAAACATAAATAAAATAGCTACCCTGCGGAATGCCCGCGGCCATAACCGTCCTGACCTTCTGCAGGTAGCGCGCGACTGTGAACGGTTTGGAGCGCAAGGGATTACGGTACACCCGCGGCCCGATGAGCGCCACATCCGCTACCAAGACGTCCGCGACTTAAAACCTATTGTTACCACCGAATTAAACATAGAGGGCAACCCAACTCCCGATTTTCTGAACCTAGTGCGCGAAGTGCGTCCAGAACAAGTAACCCTGGTGCCCGACGCACCCGATGCCATTACGTCGAATGCCGGCTGGGATACCGTAAAGCATCAAATCTATTTGATGGGTATTGTGCAGGAACTAAAGGCATTGGGCTGCCGGGTTAGCATTTTTCTGGATCCGAACCTAGAAATGGTGAAGGCCGCTGTTGGCACTGGCACCGACCGGATTGAGTTGTACACCGAAGACTACGCCCGCCAGTATCACCACGACCCAGAGGCCGCCCTCCTCCCCTATCGTACGGCCGCCGACTTAGCGCATCAGCTTGGCCTCGGCGTCAATGCGGGCCATGACCTCGACCTCGACAACCTGGCGTATCTGCATCGAAACATGTCTGGGCTGGCGGAAGTGAGCATCGGGCACGCCTTGGTCTGCGATGCACTTTACTTAGGCCTCGAAAACACAATTCAACTCTATCGGCGTCAATTGGCGTAA
- a CDS encoding GatB/YqeY domain-containing protein, with translation MALKETIDADIKKAMLAKDKTRLTTLRSIKSQIMLAETAEGQHGASLTSDAEVKLLTKAAKQRREAAETYNKQFRSDLEEVELAELAIIEEYLPQQLSEADLVEQLVSIIQRVGATGPSDLGKVMGVAARELAGKADGRMISQVVNNLLNNTNV, from the coding sequence ATGGCTCTGAAAGAAACAATCGACGCAGATATCAAGAAGGCCATGCTGGCCAAAGACAAAACTCGTCTTACTACTCTGCGCAGCATCAAGTCCCAAATTATGTTGGCTGAAACAGCGGAAGGGCAGCACGGTGCATCCCTCACTTCCGATGCCGAAGTCAAGCTCTTAACGAAAGCCGCCAAGCAGCGCCGCGAAGCCGCTGAAACCTATAACAAACAGTTTCGCTCCGACCTCGAAGAAGTGGAACTAGCCGAACTAGCCATCATCGAAGAGTATCTGCCTCAGCAGCTCAGCGAAGCCGATCTGGTGGAGCAACTAGTCAGCATCATCCAGCGCGTAGGAGCTACCGGCCCTTCGGATTTAGGCAAAGTAATGGGCGTAGCAGCCCGTGAGCTAGCCGGTAAGGCCGACGGCCGAATGATTTCGCAAGTGGTAAACAACCTGCTCAACAACACGAATGTGTAA
- a CDS encoding POTRA domain-containing protein has translation MVLFFATATVRAVPALALSSLGANRSSFPDTLQALVACPGYITLRVGAIVFVGNEVTKERTLRAELDFGEGDTLQASTLATRIEANRRRLFNLQLFHQVLCEVACHDGSMTVLFSVKERWYTFPVPILSIADRNFRAWADRSDRWRRVDYGVHLTRRNFRGRNENLLANLQLGFNRKYELFYEAPGYGRRRRVGVGAGFSYYRARALDYATVHDRLVTFRPQDGFPIERRYVTAGLRWRKTVRLLAAFDVSYHQEAITDSVNHLNPDYYLGRTRREYLDFSLSGVLNQRNTFAYPLSGRYLQAQVVYRSFITEAPSQLLTRVRYARYVPLGGKFYYSGAVQGQMRFSKRFSYADNRALGYDVLVRGYDPYVVDGRHYALAQQGISYRLFDAGQVQLDGIPNPKVNTIPLVLYLNTFIDAGYVSTPSVVASNQLPGRLLASAGLAMHLVTYYDRVFTFEYTRTRRGQGGFFFRSQFPI, from the coding sequence GTGGTACTTTTCTTTGCTACCGCTACAGTTCGTGCTGTTCCTGCTTTAGCTCTCTCTTCTCTTGGTGCCAACCGCTCATCCTTTCCCGATACCTTACAGGCACTTGTAGCGTGTCCTGGCTACATTACCCTTCGGGTAGGCGCAATAGTTTTTGTGGGAAATGAAGTAACCAAAGAGCGTACTCTCCGGGCCGAATTAGATTTCGGCGAGGGGGACACGCTGCAGGCTTCTACCCTTGCAACTCGGATTGAAGCAAATCGCCGCCGGCTCTTCAATCTACAGTTGTTTCACCAAGTACTGTGCGAGGTAGCTTGTCATGATGGCAGCATGACCGTTCTCTTCAGCGTGAAAGAGCGTTGGTACACGTTCCCGGTTCCTATCCTCTCCATTGCTGATCGTAACTTTCGTGCCTGGGCCGATCGTTCCGACCGTTGGCGTCGGGTTGACTATGGCGTACACTTGACGCGTCGAAATTTTCGGGGACGCAATGAAAATCTGCTGGCGAACTTACAGTTAGGCTTCAACCGCAAGTACGAGTTGTTCTATGAAGCACCCGGCTATGGCCGTCGGCGCCGAGTAGGCGTGGGAGCGGGTTTCTCTTACTATCGTGCTCGGGCTCTCGATTATGCCACGGTGCATGACCGGCTTGTTACTTTTCGCCCTCAAGATGGCTTCCCAATCGAGCGGCGCTACGTTACGGCAGGGTTGCGTTGGCGCAAAACGGTACGCTTGCTTGCTGCCTTCGATGTCAGCTATCATCAAGAGGCAATTACTGATTCCGTAAATCACCTCAATCCCGACTACTACCTTGGCCGTACCCGCCGGGAGTATTTGGACTTTAGTTTAAGCGGTGTTCTTAATCAACGCAATACATTCGCTTATCCGCTCAGTGGTCGATACCTACAAGCCCAAGTGGTGTACCGCAGCTTCATTACAGAGGCTCCTTCGCAGCTACTAACGCGAGTTCGTTACGCCCGCTATGTGCCACTTGGTGGGAAGTTCTACTACAGTGGTGCTGTACAGGGCCAGATGCGCTTTAGTAAGCGCTTCTCCTACGCCGACAATCGAGCACTTGGCTATGACGTGCTAGTGCGAGGTTATGACCCGTACGTAGTGGATGGTCGACATTATGCATTGGCGCAACAAGGCATCTCCTACCGTCTCTTCGATGCAGGCCAAGTGCAACTAGATGGGATACCTAATCCTAAGGTCAACACCATTCCGCTCGTACTCTATTTGAATACCTTTATCGATGCAGGTTACGTAAGCACGCCTTCGGTTGTGGCGAGCAACCAGTTGCCTGGCCGCTTGCTTGCTTCTGCCGGGCTTGCAATGCATCTGGTAACGTATTACGACCGAGTTTTTACTTTCGAATACACTCGTACCCGGCGGGGCCAAGGAGGCTTCTTTTTCCGTTCCCAATTTCCCATTTGA
- a CDS encoding isoprenyl transferase, with translation MPVRSEIDPKNIPAHVAVIMDGNGRWAKQKGGLRIFGHQSAITAVRETVEVAAEMGVRYLTLYAFSTENWSRPAHEVTALMQLLVHTIRKETPTLLKNSIRLQAIGQTESLPNSCQRELAEAMELTKGGSRMTLVLALSYSGRWDLTQAAQRMAADVAAGQLRAEEVQESTIAKYLTTAGMPDPELLIRTSGEQRISNFLLWQLAYTELYITDLLWPDFRRAHFEEAVQAYQRRERRFGKTSEQLTVS, from the coding sequence ATGCCCGTTCGGTCCGAAATTGACCCAAAGAATATTCCTGCTCACGTTGCCGTGATTATGGATGGTAATGGCCGCTGGGCCAAGCAGAAGGGCGGCCTCCGCATCTTCGGGCACCAGAGTGCCATTACTGCCGTACGCGAAACTGTAGAAGTTGCCGCCGAAATGGGGGTACGCTACCTCACGCTCTATGCTTTCTCTACCGAGAACTGGTCGAGGCCGGCGCATGAGGTGACAGCATTGATGCAGTTGCTGGTACACACTATTCGGAAAGAGACTCCTACACTATTAAAGAATAGTATTCGTTTACAAGCTATAGGTCAAACCGAAAGCTTGCCGAACTCTTGTCAGCGTGAACTAGCGGAAGCAATGGAACTAACCAAAGGCGGTTCCCGGATGACGTTAGTACTAGCGCTTAGCTATAGCGGCCGTTGGGACTTAACGCAAGCTGCCCAGCGCATGGCTGCCGACGTAGCTGCTGGACAACTGCGTGCCGAGGAAGTTCAGGAAAGCACTATTGCCAAGTATCTAACTACGGCGGGTATGCCCGATCCAGAGTTACTAATTCGGACTAGCGGCGAACAACGCATCAGCAACTTTTTGCTGTGGCAACTGGCATATACTGAACTGTATATCACTGATCTATTGTGGCCTGATTTCCGTCGGGCTCATTTTGAAGAGGCTGTGCAGGCGTACCAGCGCCGTGAGCGGCGTTTTGGGAAAACGAGTGAGCAGCTAACCGTTTCGTAA
- a CDS encoding NAD kinase, translating to MKIAILGKPFDDASLPFVQNLLDDLASRQTDILVVKSFHDYLTQRLNLPAGVSTFTRDDSLRGVQFVLSIGGDGTLLDTVTYVGSLQIPILGIHTGRLGFLATVTPDRIAQAMDALFKGHFVLEDRSLIRVETDPDAFGGINFGLNEFSILKRDTSSMIVVHTYIDGEYLNSYWADGLVVATPTGSTGYSLSCGGPVMLPQTNNFIIAPVCPHNLNVRPIIVSDRSVISFEIEGRSNQFLLSLDSRSVAVDAGVQIAVRRESFSVRLVKFNHVNFLSTLRSKLNWGLDRRNPAGIPV from the coding sequence ATGAAAATTGCCATTCTAGGGAAACCCTTTGACGATGCAAGTTTGCCTTTTGTGCAGAATCTGCTTGATGATCTAGCCAGTCGCCAGACAGACATTCTTGTAGTCAAATCTTTTCATGATTACTTAACCCAACGGCTCAACTTGCCCGCCGGCGTTTCCACTTTCACCCGGGATGACTCGTTGCGGGGCGTGCAGTTCGTCCTCAGCATAGGCGGCGATGGTACCTTGCTCGACACCGTTACCTATGTGGGTAGCCTACAGATACCTATACTCGGTATTCACACAGGCCGGCTCGGGTTCTTAGCCACCGTTACTCCCGACCGTATCGCGCAAGCCATGGATGCGCTTTTCAAAGGCCATTTCGTCTTGGAAGATCGGAGCTTAATCCGAGTGGAAACCGATCCAGATGCTTTTGGTGGTATCAACTTTGGGCTCAATGAGTTCAGTATCCTCAAGCGTGATACTTCCTCCATGATTGTGGTCCACACCTATATCGATGGAGAATACTTGAACTCCTACTGGGCCGATGGTCTGGTAGTAGCCACTCCAACTGGGTCTACTGGGTACTCTCTCAGTTGTGGTGGACCAGTGATGCTACCACAGACAAACAATTTTATCATTGCTCCCGTATGCCCTCACAATCTCAACGTGCGTCCTATTATCGTGTCGGATCGCAGTGTGATTTCATTTGAAATTGAGGGGAGGAGCAATCAATTTTTGCTTTCCCTTGATTCACGTTCAGTAGCGGTTGATGCGGGGGTGCAAATTGCAGTTAGACGAGAGAGCTTTTCTGTGCGCTTAGTAAAATTCAATCATGTTAATTTCCTAAGTACTCTGCGTAGCAAGTTAAACTGGGGGCTAGATCGGCGAAATCCGGCTGGAATTCCAGTTTGA
- a CDS encoding CvpA family protein, producing the protein MSAFDILLLIPLGIGAVKGFQRGLVLEIASLLAFVLGAVGGLALLSDAIPLVRHYVGEAFGLLPLVAFLLVFAAIVWGVHLLGSFVKKAVHLTPLGVLDNLGGGAVGVLKWVLGLSLLLHGIGLSGLQLISPTLVASSQVLPVVRQATPFALEVVGFVMPFASTLLTKLRTVF; encoded by the coding sequence ATGTCCGCTTTCGATATTCTGTTGCTGATTCCATTGGGCATAGGAGCCGTCAAAGGCTTTCAGCGGGGGCTTGTATTAGAAATAGCGTCGTTGTTGGCGTTTGTTTTGGGGGCGGTAGGCGGCCTAGCTCTTCTAAGCGATGCTATTCCGTTGGTACGCCACTATGTAGGAGAAGCCTTTGGGTTACTGCCACTTGTGGCGTTCCTGCTGGTGTTTGCTGCCATTGTATGGGGCGTACACTTACTGGGCAGTTTCGTGAAGAAAGCGGTGCATCTCACGCCCTTAGGTGTTCTCGACAACTTAGGTGGCGGCGCAGTCGGCGTCCTGAAGTGGGTGTTAGGCTTGAGCTTGCTGCTGCACGGAATCGGCTTATCGGGGTTGCAACTCATTTCGCCTACCCTTGTTGCTAGTTCGCAAGTGCTGCCCGTCGTGCGCCAGGCTACTCCCTTCGCGCTGGAAGTTGTTGGCTTCGTTATGCCTTTCGCCAGCACGCTGCTAACGAAGCTACGCACAGTGTTTTAG